The following are encoded together in the Parabacteroides chongii genome:
- a CDS encoding ABC-F family ATP-binding cassette domain-containing protein, which produces MISYLQIDGLTKSFGDLVLFEDITFGIAQGQKVGLIAKNGTGKTTLLNIIAGKEDYDNGAVVFRNDLRVGYLEQTPVYPEGLTVLQACFYSPNETVRLIAEYEEAMASDDHSNLEDILMRMDNLKAWDYEQRAKQILSQLKITNFDQKVEHLSGGQLKRVALANVLITDPELIILDEPTNHLDLEMTEWLEGYLSRANISILMVTHDRYFLDRVCSEIIEIDRQQIYQYKGNYSYYLEKRQERMETMNTEVERANNLLRKELEWMRRQPQARGTKAKYRIDAFYELEKKAKQQRDNGNVNLDVKASYIGSKIFEAEHVTKSFGSIKIVEDFNYIFARYEKMGIVGNNGTGKSTFIKMLMGEVEPDSGRFDVGETVRFGYYSQDGLQFDEQMKVIDVVQDIAEYVDLGDGKKLGVSQFLNYFLFTPEKQHSYVYKLSGGEKRRLYLCTVLMRNPNFLVLDEPTNDLDIVTLNVLEEYLRNFKGCVIVVSHDRYFMDKVVDHLLVFRGNADLKDFPGNYTQYRDWKEVQDQLEKEAEAARQPKQTPAPEKNNRPQPEQKKKLTFKERKEFEALEAEIPQLEAEKTELETAMSSGTLSNDELMTKSERIAKVIEEIDEKTMRWLELSELA; this is translated from the coding sequence ATGATCAGTTATTTACAGATAGACGGACTGACCAAAAGCTTCGGCGATTTGGTTCTTTTTGAGGATATTACATTTGGTATTGCACAAGGTCAGAAAGTGGGCCTTATTGCAAAGAACGGTACAGGTAAAACAACTTTACTGAATATCATTGCCGGAAAGGAGGATTATGATAATGGGGCAGTTGTGTTTCGCAACGACCTGCGTGTCGGTTATCTGGAGCAGACACCTGTTTATCCGGAAGGGTTGACTGTGCTGCAGGCTTGTTTCTATTCTCCCAATGAGACGGTTCGCCTGATTGCCGAGTATGAAGAAGCTATGGCCAGCGATGATCATTCCAACCTGGAGGATATCCTGATGCGTATGGATAACCTGAAAGCCTGGGATTATGAACAACGGGCCAAACAGATCCTTTCGCAGTTGAAGATCACAAACTTCGATCAGAAAGTAGAACATCTGTCCGGTGGGCAGTTGAAACGTGTGGCATTGGCTAACGTTCTGATCACCGACCCCGAACTGATCATTCTCGATGAGCCGACCAACCACCTCGACCTGGAAATGACCGAATGGCTGGAAGGTTACCTGAGCCGTGCCAATATCAGTATCCTGATGGTTACACACGACCGTTATTTCCTGGATCGTGTCTGCAGCGAGATTATCGAAATAGACCGTCAGCAAATTTACCAGTATAAAGGTAATTACAGCTATTATCTGGAAAAACGTCAGGAACGGATGGAGACGATGAACACAGAGGTGGAACGTGCCAACAACCTGTTAAGGAAAGAGTTGGAATGGATGCGTCGTCAGCCGCAGGCACGCGGTACGAAAGCTAAATACCGTATCGATGCTTTTTATGAGCTGGAAAAGAAAGCCAAGCAGCAACGGGACAACGGTAATGTGAATCTGGATGTGAAAGCATCCTATATCGGATCGAAAATATTTGAAGCGGAGCATGTTACGAAAAGCTTCGGCAGTATCAAGATTGTAGAAGATTTCAATTATATTTTTGCCCGTTACGAAAAGATGGGTATCGTAGGTAACAACGGAACAGGGAAGTCTACCTTTATTAAAATGCTGATGGGCGAAGTGGAACCGGATAGCGGACGCTTCGATGTCGGCGAAACAGTCCGTTTCGGCTATTACAGTCAGGATGGTCTGCAGTTTGACGAGCAGATGAAGGTGATCGATGTCGTGCAGGATATAGCCGAATATGTCGATCTTGGGGACGGTAAGAAGTTGGGTGTTTCCCAATTTCTGAATTATTTCCTGTTCACTCCCGAAAAGCAGCATAGCTATGTCTATAAGCTGAGTGGCGGAGAAAAACGTCGTTTATATCTGTGTACCGTCCTGATGCGCAACCCGAACTTCCTGGTACTGGATGAGCCGACCAATGATCTGGATATCGTGACCCTGAATGTATTGGAAGAGTACCTGCGAAACTTTAAGGGTTGTGTAATCGTTGTTTCGCACGACCGTTACTTTATGGATAAAGTAGTCGATCACTTGTTAGTATTCCGTGGTAATGCCGATTTGAAGGATTTCCCTGGTAATTATACCCAATACCGTGACTGGAAAGAGGTGCAGGATCAGTTGGAGAAAGAGGCTGAAGCAGCCCGTCAGCCCAAACAAACACCGGCTCCTGAAAAGAATAACCGTCCGCAGCCTGAGCAGAAAAAGAAACTTACTTTCAAGGAGCGGAAGGAGTTCGAAGCTCTGGAAGCGGAAATACCGCAGCTTGAAGCCGAAAAAACTGAACTGGAAACGGCAATGAGCAGCGGAACTCTTAGCAACGATGAATTGATGACTAAGTCGGAACGTATTGCGAAAGTAATTGAAGAAATCGACGAAAAGACAATGCGTTGGCTGGAGCTAAGTGAATTAGCTTAA
- a CDS encoding RNA polymerase sigma factor produces MDLDRKDLVEQYGRLVATIAHRMIQNKEIAKEAAQEVWYEVFKSLSSFNGDSELSTWIYTVAKRTILRYAQNEKVATLLKLEQFRGLEEIEYSGSDEDRKEWVKERCDWCLTALNHCLNNDARLIFIFKENIGLSHKQISRIMEMSEENVRQISSRSITKISHFMNETCPLYNPAGTCKCRICKQVYHIDLNKEYSTVAKMIRLADLYQKFEKDLPRKNYWEKFLD; encoded by the coding sequence ATGGATTTAGATCGTAAAGATTTAGTTGAACAATACGGGAGACTGGTTGCTACCATTGCTCACCGGATGATCCAGAATAAGGAGATTGCGAAAGAGGCAGCACAGGAAGTCTGGTATGAAGTCTTTAAAAGCCTGTCTTCTTTTAATGGAGATTCTGAATTGTCTACCTGGATTTACACGGTTGCGAAACGGACTATTTTACGGTATGCTCAAAATGAAAAGGTAGCGACACTGCTGAAGCTGGAGCAATTCAGAGGATTGGAGGAAATTGAATATTCCGGCTCTGACGAGGATCGGAAAGAATGGGTGAAAGAAAGGTGTGACTGGTGCCTGACTGCATTGAACCACTGTTTGAATAATGATGCTCGTCTGATCTTCATCTTTAAGGAAAATATAGGTCTTTCCCATAAACAGATCAGTCGTATTATGGAGATGTCGGAGGAGAATGTCCGGCAGATATCCTCTCGTTCTATCACTAAGATCAGCCACTTTATGAATGAAACCTGTCCGTTATATAACCCTGCCGGGACATGTAAATGCCGAATTTGCAAACAAGTTTACCATATCGATCTGAACAAAGAATATTCTACTGTAGCGAAAATGATACGGCTGGCCGATCTGTATCAGAAATTCGAAAAAGATTTACCAAGAAAGAATTATTGGGAAAAATTTTTGGACTGA
- a CDS encoding pyridoxal phosphate-dependent aminotransferase yields the protein MPNISQRGVNMPASPIRKLVPLANKAKAKGTKVYHLNIGQPDLSTPEVAMEAMRRIDRKVLEYSPSEGIRSFREKLVKYYAKFNINVDVDDIIITTGGSEAVFFSFMACLDPGDEIIVPEPAYANYMAFAISSGAVIKTVPSTIDEGFALPSVERFEELITPRTKAILICNPNNPTGYLYTQKEMDQIRDIVKKYDLFLFSDEVYREFCYTGAPYISAFHLKGIENNVVLVDSVSKRYSECGIRIGALITKNQMVKENVMKWCQARLSPPLIGQIIAEASLDTPEEYMLEVYNEYVERRKFLIDGLNRIPGCYSPIPMGAFYTVAKLPVDDADKFCAWCLDEFEYEGQTVMMAPASGFYTTPGLGKNEVRIAYVLKKEDLANALVVLAKALEAYPGRVI from the coding sequence ATGCCTAATATCTCACAGCGGGGTGTCAATATGCCGGCTTCCCCCATTAGAAAACTAGTTCCGCTAGCCAATAAGGCTAAGGCAAAGGGTACCAAGGTGTACCATCTGAATATCGGTCAACCGGATTTATCTACTCCTGAGGTCGCGATGGAGGCGATGCGCCGTATTGACCGTAAGGTTTTGGAATATTCACCCAGTGAAGGGATTCGTAGTTTCCGTGAGAAATTGGTTAAATATTATGCGAAATTCAATATCAATGTCGATGTTGACGATATAATCATCACAACCGGTGGTTCGGAAGCTGTGTTCTTCTCTTTTATGGCTTGTTTGGATCCGGGGGATGAAATTATCGTTCCCGAACCTGCGTATGCCAACTATATGGCATTTGCCATTTCGAGTGGGGCTGTGATCAAAACGGTTCCGTCCACTATCGACGAGGGTTTTGCTCTTCCATCCGTAGAACGTTTTGAGGAACTGATCACACCGCGTACAAAAGCGATTCTGATTTGTAACCCGAACAATCCGACCGGTTATCTCTATACACAAAAGGAGATGGATCAGATTCGTGATATCGTGAAGAAGTACGATCTGTTCCTTTTCTCGGATGAGGTGTATCGCGAGTTTTGTTATACCGGAGCACCTTATATCTCTGCTTTTCATTTGAAAGGGATAGAGAATAATGTGGTCTTGGTCGATTCTGTTTCTAAACGTTACAGCGAATGCGGTATCCGTATCGGTGCGCTGATCACGAAGAACCAGATGGTGAAGGAAAATGTTATGAAATGGTGTCAGGCCCGTTTGAGTCCTCCATTGATCGGACAGATTATTGCCGAGGCTTCATTGGATACGCCTGAAGAGTATATGCTGGAGGTGTATAACGAATATGTGGAACGTCGCAAATTCCTGATCGACGGCCTGAATCGTATTCCGGGATGCTATTCTCCGATCCCTATGGGAGCTTTTTATACGGTTGCCAAACTGCCCGTGGATGATGCCGATAAGTTCTGTGCCTGGTGTTTGGATGAATTTGAATATGAAGGGCAGACAGTTATGATGGCTCCGGCTTCCGGCTTCTATACAACGCCTGGTTTGGGTAAGAATGAAGTGCGTATTGCTTATGTACTGAAAAAAGAAGATTTGGCAAATGCGTTGGTTGTGTTGGCTAAGGCGTTGGAAGCATACCCGGGAAGAGTCATTTAA
- a CDS encoding DinB family protein: MSRIEFLREQIIEARNFVNRLVSELPEDLWFVIPENTDSNFAWQIGHLIVAQNFHAITVITGLNEKIKRVIPLAQYNKQFNGMGTLHRSVKEDVVTASVLKSQLDAVHEICIENLSGLSDDILYTPLEPIPFRHPVAENKYEALSWCFKHEMWHSAEMEEIKRRLGYPIIWMNK, from the coding sequence ATGAGTAGAATTGAATTTTTGAGAGAACAGATCATTGAAGCAAGAAATTTTGTCAATCGCCTGGTTTCGGAACTCCCCGAAGATTTATGGTTTGTCATACCGGAAAATACGGATTCAAACTTCGCCTGGCAGATCGGACATCTGATCGTTGCCCAGAACTTTCATGCAATAACTGTGATAACGGGATTGAATGAAAAAATAAAACGGGTGATTCCTTTGGCGCAGTATAATAAACAGTTTAACGGGATGGGTACGTTGCACCGGTCTGTCAAAGAGGATGTTGTAACAGCTTCCGTATTGAAAAGCCAGCTGGACGCTGTTCATGAAATTTGTATTGAAAACCTGTCGGGTTTAAGTGATGATATTTTATATACTCCGTTAGAACCTATTCCTTTTAGACATCCGGTTGCTGAAAACAAATATGAGGCATTGTCCTGGTGCTTCAAACATGAGATGTGGCATAGCGCGGAGATGGAGGAAATCAAGCGGAGACTGGGATATCCGATCATTTGGATGAATAAATAA
- a CDS encoding glycosyltransferase, with protein MNDLLIFNHIELILASTTAGLFIIQLLYYLVTYARPLRQAKRRQMEAGQAKPAVSVIVYAKNESENLRKHLPALLNQNYPEYEIIVVNDGSTDESDEVLKTFKNEYDHLYHTYIPEDVKYLSRKKLALTVGIKAAKHEILLFTEANCEPMGKNWISAMARNYTSQTSIILGFCAYGPHKGFFHKLVAYDNLITGLQYISSTLAGNPYTGNGRNLSYRKDLFFAHKGYYKSLSLHAGDDDLFINESATKQNTWVEYSPESITEMAKIDRFSMWKEMKVSRAATQRYYKGWNLTFFRMESLSYFLFFIAVIASIVFGILGNWLISILAGLLYIIQFSSKAAILHKSAKLLQQKPVTGWLFLLELILPLFNLYVRIYRIFRGKNDYTFRL; from the coding sequence ATGAACGACTTACTTATTTTCAACCATATAGAATTGATCCTGGCATCTACAACAGCCGGTCTTTTCATCATCCAGCTTTTGTATTATCTTGTCACCTATGCCCGCCCGTTGAGACAGGCAAAAAGGAGACAAATGGAGGCAGGACAGGCTAAACCCGCCGTTTCCGTGATTGTCTATGCCAAGAACGAATCGGAGAATCTTAGGAAACATCTTCCGGCCTTACTGAATCAGAACTATCCGGAATACGAAATTATCGTCGTCAACGACGGCTCTACAGACGAGAGTGACGAGGTTTTAAAAACATTCAAGAACGAATACGACCACCTCTATCATACCTATATCCCGGAAGACGTAAAATACCTGAGCCGCAAAAAACTGGCACTTACCGTCGGTATCAAAGCGGCCAAACACGAGATCCTCCTTTTCACCGAAGCCAATTGCGAACCGATGGGTAAAAACTGGATATCTGCCATGGCACGCAACTATACATCCCAGACAAGCATTATTTTAGGCTTTTGTGCATATGGTCCCCATAAAGGATTTTTCCACAAACTGGTCGCTTATGATAACCTGATAACCGGACTGCAATACATCTCGTCCACCCTTGCCGGAAACCCTTATACCGGAAACGGCCGGAACCTCTCCTACCGGAAAGACTTGTTCTTTGCCCATAAAGGTTATTACAAATCGCTCAGTCTGCATGCCGGAGACGATGATCTGTTCATCAATGAATCCGCCACCAAACAAAACACCTGGGTGGAATACTCGCCGGAAAGCATCACTGAAATGGCAAAGATAGACCGTTTCAGTATGTGGAAAGAAATGAAAGTATCGCGAGCTGCGACCCAGCGTTATTATAAGGGCTGGAACCTGACCTTCTTCAGAATGGAGAGCCTAAGTTATTTCCTGTTCTTTATCGCGGTGATTGCCAGTATCGTATTCGGTATCCTGGGGAACTGGTTAATCTCCATACTGGCGGGCTTACTTTACATAATCCAGTTTTCCAGTAAAGCTGCCATCCTGCATAAATCCGCCAAGCTCCTGCAGCAGAAACCTGTAACAGGCTGGCTGTTTTTATTGGAATTAATCTTGCCCCTGTTCAATTTGTACGTAAGAATATACCGTATATTCAGAGGGAAGAACGACTATACATTCAGACTTTAA
- a CDS encoding MFS transporter, producing MNEAKPVLWNRNFIQCCISYFLMNFSFYMLMPTMPVYLVEVLKINPSEVGIALSSYSIGLLCVRPFSGYLVDCFSRKPLYLFAFMVFACMFTGYLFATTMLTIMAVRFIQGGFMGMTSVAGNTIAIDVIPSKRRGEGMGFYGLTINLAMSLSPLVAVFIYDRFGFHPVVFAGLVIALVGVGSVCLIRYPKREKVPRPTFSLDRFILVKALPTALAYLLSAIPYGMVTSFVVLYGKEINVANPGYFFIFMAIGVGVARLISGRLVDHGKIHLVSISALTFLTLSFAVFALFHNEIVFFASALAIGIGFGVCVPAIQCLFVNVAPHHMRGTATSTYLTSFDFGVGIGMLAAGFIASRADLATAYLVGSGCCLVSLLVYLRWVRSSYEKNKLID from the coding sequence ATGAACGAAGCGAAACCTGTGCTCTGGAACCGGAATTTCATTCAGTGTTGTATCTCTTATTTCCTGATGAACTTCTCATTCTATATGTTGATGCCAACTATGCCGGTTTACTTGGTGGAAGTTCTGAAGATTAACCCGTCGGAAGTGGGAATCGCCCTTTCCAGTTATTCGATCGGTCTGTTATGCGTTCGTCCGTTCTCCGGATATCTGGTGGATTGTTTTTCCCGTAAACCATTATATTTGTTTGCCTTTATGGTTTTTGCCTGTATGTTTACCGGTTATTTGTTTGCAACGACGATGTTGACTATTATGGCAGTTCGTTTTATTCAGGGTGGGTTTATGGGAATGACTTCCGTTGCCGGAAATACCATAGCGATCGATGTGATTCCTTCCAAACGAAGAGGGGAGGGAATGGGCTTTTATGGGTTGACGATCAATCTGGCGATGTCGCTCTCGCCGTTGGTAGCCGTGTTTATCTATGATCGGTTCGGCTTTCATCCTGTGGTGTTTGCTGGATTGGTAATCGCTTTGGTGGGTGTCGGTTCGGTTTGTCTGATTCGTTATCCGAAGCGGGAGAAAGTGCCGAGACCAACTTTTTCACTGGATCGTTTTATCCTGGTGAAAGCATTGCCGACGGCTTTGGCCTATCTGTTGAGTGCTATTCCTTATGGGATGGTGACCTCTTTTGTGGTGTTGTACGGAAAAGAAATCAATGTAGCAAATCCGGGTTATTTCTTTATTTTCATGGCGATAGGAGTCGGAGTGGCCCGTCTTATTTCCGGACGTTTGGTCGATCACGGAAAGATTCATCTGGTCTCGATCAGTGCACTGACGTTCCTGACACTTTCGTTTGCCGTTTTTGCCCTTTTCCATAATGAGATTGTTTTCTTCGCTTCTGCGTTGGCTATCGGTATCGGGTTTGGTGTTTGTGTACCGGCTATTCAATGTCTTTTTGTGAATGTTGCTCCACATCATATGCGTGGGACGGCTACTTCTACTTATCTGACTTCTTTCGATTTCGGTGTGGGGATCGGTATGCTTGCTGCCGGTTTTATTGCTTCGCGTGCTGATCTGGCAACAGCTTATTTAGTCGGTTCGGGTTGCTGTCTGGTGTCGCTTCTGGTTTATCTGCGTTGGGTACGGTCGTCGTATGAGAAGAATAAACTGATAGACTGA
- a CDS encoding YitT family protein: protein MKQLGFPSNATLRSSVFDYSFIVVGAFLQALSYVLFLAPYKIVPGGVYGISIVLHYVTKGVFSVFPDGLPMGATALCFNVPLLILAMKKIGLSSGPKTIVTFVLISVFTDTLSYFCGTEPLVENDTFIACFYGGAILGLGVTCVFKAQSTSAGTDVLARVIANNSNLKVSNMIILLDSAIVMLGLIVFQDWAVPLYSWFAIFVYGKVVEMFQTENPNRAVFIVSKKTQEIKDLIVGKMGMRGTFLHGRGMYEGQEKEIIFTIAERKDMPRLKDEIKEIDPHAFISTMHASKDSPRPGI, encoded by the coding sequence ATGAAACAACTAGGTTTTCCTTCTAATGCTACATTGAGAAGCAGTGTTTTCGACTATTCTTTTATTGTAGTCGGAGCTTTTCTCCAGGCACTGAGCTATGTGCTTTTTCTTGCCCCTTATAAAATCGTACCAGGTGGGGTATATGGTATTTCCATTGTTTTACATTATGTCACGAAAGGAGTTTTCTCTGTTTTTCCTGATGGTTTGCCGATGGGTGCTACAGCCTTGTGCTTCAACGTGCCGTTGCTGATACTGGCAATGAAAAAAATCGGGCTTTCTTCGGGGCCGAAAACGATAGTGACATTTGTGCTTATCTCCGTTTTCACCGATACGCTGTCTTATTTCTGCGGAACGGAACCGCTGGTGGAAAATGATACCTTTATTGCCTGTTTCTATGGAGGGGCGATATTGGGTCTTGGTGTGACTTGCGTCTTTAAGGCACAAAGTACGAGTGCGGGGACTGATGTACTGGCCCGCGTCATTGCCAATAATTCCAACCTGAAAGTAAGTAATATGATCATATTGCTTGACTCTGCCATCGTAATGCTCGGTTTGATCGTGTTTCAGGATTGGGCAGTGCCTTTGTATTCCTGGTTTGCCATCTTTGTCTATGGAAAGGTGGTTGAAATGTTCCAGACGGAGAATCCGAACCGTGCCGTATTTATCGTGTCGAAGAAAACACAGGAAATAAAAGACCTGATCGTCGGCAAGATGGGGATGCGCGGTACTTTCCTGCATGGACGCGGAATGTATGAAGGACAGGAGAAAGAGATCATTTTCACTATCGCTGAACGTAAGGATATGCCGCGTCTGAAAGACGAGATTAAAGAGATAGATCCGCATGCGTTTATCTCGACTATGCATGCCAGCAAAGATTCACCCCGCCCGGGAATTTGA
- a CDS encoding ABC transporter permease, with translation MRLELFIAQRIHFSKEGDRQVTPPAVRIAIIGIALGLAVMILSVAIVIGFKKEVRNKVIGFGSHIQITNFDNNSSYETTPIAVSDSLLQALQEFPGIKHIEAYATKMGILKTDSDFQGIVLKGVDTDYDWSFFRNNLKEGEILTINPDKSSIDIIISRYLADLLNLKLGDSVRTYFIQEDIRARKFNIAGIYETGFMDYDKLFVLADIKQIRRLNGWEKDEVSGLELLVDDYDDLDQIAEDLYFNLVEKQDRHGNTYFTRSIKEMNPMIFNWLDVLDVNVVVILILIFAVAGFTMISGLLIIILERTNMIGILKALGENNASIRKIFLYISFFLIGKGMLWGNVIGIAICLIQSHFHVIKLDPSTYYLDAVPIDLSILSLVLLNIGTLCASMLMMLGPSYLITKIDPAKSIRFE, from the coding sequence ATGCGCTTAGAATTATTTATAGCACAAAGAATTCATTTCAGCAAGGAGGGTGACCGGCAGGTTACACCTCCTGCTGTTCGTATTGCCATAATTGGGATTGCGCTCGGGCTGGCGGTGATGATTCTTTCGGTAGCTATTGTAATCGGGTTTAAAAAAGAGGTCCGTAATAAGGTGATCGGTTTCGGTTCTCATATCCAGATCACCAATTTCGATAATAACAGTTCATACGAAACGACACCGATAGCAGTGAGCGATTCATTGCTTCAGGCGCTTCAGGAGTTCCCCGGTATCAAGCATATAGAAGCATATGCCACAAAGATGGGGATTCTGAAAACAGACAGTGATTTTCAGGGAATCGTATTGAAGGGTGTCGATACGGATTATGACTGGAGTTTCTTCCGGAATAATTTGAAAGAGGGTGAGATACTGACGATAAACCCGGATAAGAGTTCGATCGATATCATTATTTCCCGATATTTAGCTGATTTATTAAATCTGAAACTGGGGGATTCTGTTCGGACTTATTTTATTCAGGAAGATATCCGTGCACGCAAATTCAATATTGCCGGGATTTACGAGACCGGTTTTATGGATTACGACAAGTTATTTGTCCTGGCGGATATCAAGCAGATACGTCGTCTGAACGGTTGGGAGAAAGATGAAGTCAGCGGGCTGGAATTGCTTGTCGATGATTACGACGATTTGGATCAGATAGCGGAAGACCTGTATTTCAATTTAGTAGAAAAGCAGGATCGTCATGGAAATACCTATTTTACCCGTTCCATCAAGGAGATGAATCCGATGATATTTAACTGGCTCGATGTGTTGGACGTGAATGTGGTCGTTATCCTTATCCTGATATTTGCTGTTGCCGGTTTCACCATGATCTCTGGTCTGCTGATCATTATTTTGGAGCGGACCAATATGATCGGAATCCTGAAAGCGTTGGGAGAGAACAACGCCAGTATCCGTAAGATATTTCTTTATATCTCTTTCTTCCTGATAGGGAAAGGGATGCTTTGGGGGAATGTGATCGGAATTGCTATTTGCTTGATACAGTCTCATTTCCATGTCATAAAACTGGATCCGTCTACGTACTATCTGGATGCAGTGCCTATCGATCTGAGTATACTTTCTTTAGTTCTGCTGAATATCGGAACATTATGTGCATCCATGCTGATGATGCTCGGCCCGTCTTACCTGATCACCAAGATCGACCCGGCCAAGAGTATTCGGTTCGAGTAA